From Coraliomargarita parva, one genomic window encodes:
- a CDS encoding sugar phosphate isomerase/epimerase family protein: protein MTTKPWDLPTACAKYSAAGVPGVGLWRQWLDGRPLAESKKMLDDHGLKAVSLVRSGFYPYLSVAEKQAAYDDNIKALDEAAAVGAPQVVLVCGAKPELDITENRKQITAGIASLIDHASKVGVKLSIEPLHPMYADCRSAVNTIGQCNDMIDQLGDEWVGIAADVYHIWWDPCLEQEIKRAGKRIIGFHVCDWMTPTADMLNDRGLMGEGCIDNRGIRKLVETTGFDGPIEVEVFSTRHWATDQDEYLEKIIKAYKEHV from the coding sequence ATGACCACAAAGCCGTGGGACCTCCCCACCGCTTGCGCCAAGTATTCCGCTGCCGGTGTACCCGGTGTCGGCCTCTGGCGTCAATGGCTGGACGGGCGTCCGCTCGCCGAGTCCAAAAAGATGCTCGACGACCATGGCCTCAAGGCCGTCTCACTCGTGCGCAGCGGCTTTTACCCGTATCTCAGTGTAGCTGAAAAGCAGGCCGCCTATGACGACAACATCAAGGCCCTCGACGAAGCCGCTGCAGTGGGCGCACCGCAAGTCGTGCTCGTCTGCGGGGCCAAACCGGAACTGGACATCACGGAGAACCGCAAGCAGATCACCGCAGGCATCGCTTCGCTGATCGACCATGCCAGCAAGGTCGGCGTCAAACTTTCCATCGAACCGCTCCACCCGATGTATGCCGATTGCCGCAGCGCCGTGAACACCATCGGCCAGTGTAACGATATGATCGACCAGCTAGGCGACGAATGGGTCGGCATCGCGGCCGACGTTTACCACATCTGGTGGGATCCCTGCCTCGAGCAGGAAATCAAACGCGCCGGAAAGCGCATCATCGGCTTCCACGTCTGCGACTGGATGACTCCGACCGCCGACATGCTCAATGATCGCGGCCTGATGGGCGAAGGCTGCATCGACAACCGCGGCATCCGCAAGCTCGTTGAAACCACCGGATTCGACGGCCCGATCGAAGTCGAGGTCTTCTCCACCCGCCACTGGGCCACGGATCAGGACGAGTATCTCGAAAAGATCATCAAAGCCTACAAGGAGCACGTTTAA
- a CDS encoding sugar phosphate isomerase/epimerase family protein produces MLQTGLTSITFRQLSVDEIIELAAKAELNGIEWGSDVHVPQGELELAAEVRAKTEAAGLTVCSYGSYYRCTEASGEMTDFLETAQALGAPAIRVWAGDKGSEDADQAYRDEVAERLRRMVHAAKELDITIALEYHGGTLTDTQASAHQLLKEVGLPELKLYWQPRTCGTFEGDIPELKAALPHMSHVHCFHWGANGWQDRHALADGIAPWTEYLKLIRQAEGDRYIIFEFVKDDQPEQLLEDAKVLKQLISESN; encoded by the coding sequence ATGCTACAAACAGGACTCACCTCGATTACATTCCGACAACTTTCGGTCGACGAAATCATCGAACTGGCAGCCAAGGCCGAACTTAACGGTATCGAATGGGGCAGCGATGTCCACGTCCCACAGGGCGAACTCGAACTGGCCGCCGAAGTCAGAGCCAAGACCGAAGCCGCCGGCCTCACCGTGTGTTCCTACGGTTCCTACTACCGCTGCACGGAAGCGTCTGGTGAAATGACTGACTTTCTGGAAACCGCGCAAGCACTCGGCGCTCCGGCAATCCGCGTCTGGGCAGGCGACAAAGGTTCAGAAGATGCGGATCAAGCTTACCGCGACGAAGTCGCCGAGCGTCTCCGCCGCATGGTGCATGCTGCCAAGGAGCTGGATATCACCATCGCACTCGAATACCATGGCGGTACTTTAACGGACACACAAGCATCCGCTCATCAGCTCTTAAAGGAAGTCGGCTTGCCCGAGCTCAAGCTCTACTGGCAACCCCGCACCTGCGGCACCTTCGAAGGCGACATTCCCGAACTCAAAGCCGCACTGCCGCACATGAGCCACGTGCACTGTTTCCACTGGGGGGCCAATGGCTGGCAGGATCGCCATGCGCTGGCTGATGGTATCGCCCCCTGGACCGAATACCTAAAGCTGATCCGTCAAGCCGAAGGCGACCGCTACATCATCTTTGAATTCGTCAAGGACGACCAACCGGAGCAGCTCCTCGAAGATGCGAAAGTGCTCAAGCAGCTCATTTCAGAATCAAACTGA
- a CDS encoding helix-turn-helix domain-containing protein: MKNSDLTLDFSIVRELRKRAGMTLEDVSQKSNISIAGLSKLERNQNMVELDTLYRLARVFGLSATDLLNLAESCSAHAKKAECYTSGPFDFERVNFKGIDCFYAKAKAGEQLKKPEAHGDEFEICWVRKGSITITLPREQHTLTPGQALKFDAALEHSYEILEDSEMVILHLEKTHRF; this comes from the coding sequence ATGAAAAACTCCGACCTTACCCTCGACTTCTCAATCGTGCGCGAACTACGTAAGCGTGCGGGGATGACGCTGGAAGATGTTTCCCAGAAATCGAACATATCGATCGCCGGACTCTCGAAGCTTGAACGCAACCAGAACATGGTCGAGCTCGACACCTTGTACCGGCTGGCCCGCGTCTTCGGCCTGTCCGCCACCGATCTGTTGAATCTGGCCGAATCCTGCTCGGCCCACGCTAAGAAAGCAGAGTGCTACACCTCTGGACCCTTCGACTTCGAACGGGTCAATTTCAAGGGCATTGATTGTTTCTATGCCAAGGCCAAGGCCGGCGAACAGCTCAAAAAACCCGAAGCCCACGGCGATGAATTTGAAATCTGCTGGGTACGCAAAGGCAGCATCACGATTACCCTGCCCCGCGAACAGCACACATTGACCCCCGGTCAGGCACTCAAATTCGATGCCGCCCTGGAGCACAGCTACGAGATCCTCGAGGACAGTGAAATGGTGATCCTCCACTTGGAAAAAACCCACCGCTTTTAA